The Haloarcula sp. CBA1127 genomic interval GCAGGATCTGAAGACGTACTACGAAGACGGCGGGCTGCTTGGAAGCGATCCCGTAAAAGCCGTCGACGGCGTGAACTTCGAGATTGCACGCGGCGAGACGTTCGGGCTGGTCGGTGAATCCGGCTGTGGCAAGACGACTCTCGGTCGGACGCTCATCCAACTGGAGACGGCCACGTCCGGGGCGGTCTCCTTCGATGGAACGGATATAACCGAACTCAGCGGCGGCGACCTCAAGCAGTGGCGCCGCAACGCCCAAATGGTGTTTCAGGACCCCGAGTCGAGCCTCAACGACCGGATGACTGTCGGCGAGATCATCCGCGAACCGCTGGACGTTCACGAACAGGGCACGGCCCGCGAGCGTCGGGAGAAGGTGCGGACACTGCTCGACCAGGTCGGGCTCATGCCGGAGCACTACTACCGGTATCCCCACCAGTTCTCCGGCGGGCAGCGACAGCGAATCGGCATTGCTCGCGCACTCGCACTCGAACCGGAGTTCGTCGTCCTCGACGAGCCCGTTTCGGCACTCGACGTGTCCGTTCAGGCCCAGATACTCAATCTGCTAGAGGAACTTCAGGAGGAGTTCGGTCTCACGTACCTCTTCATCGCGCACGACCTGAGCGTGGTCCGGCACATCTGTGACCGCGTCGGGGTGATGTATCTCGGGAACCTCATGGAGGTCGGGCCGACGGAGCAGTTGTTCCAGAGCCCGGAAAACCCCTACACGCGCGCATTGCTGTCGGCGATTCCGGAACCGGACCCCACGGTTCAGGTGGACCGGATTACCCTGCCGGGATCACCACCGAGTCCACGGGACCCACCGGAAGGGTGTCCCTTCGCAACGCGGTGTCCCGTTCGGATTCGGCCAGAGGACATAGACGCTAGCGATGCGGTGTGGGACCGGATCCGAGAGTTCCGTGACGTCATTCGCGAGCGGTCCCGCGCGGAGCAGTCGATCGGTGAGCGGCTCAAGGAACGGCTCGGGTTCGACACCGCGCTGGCCGACAGCGAGGAGATCGTCGAAGAGGAGTTCGACGACGTGACCCTTCCGCCAGACGTACAGGAGCACGTCGAGCAGGCGGCGACGTATCTCAGTGATGGCGACCCCGACGCCGCACGGGCGTACCTCAGAGAAGTGTTCGGCGGTCAGTGTGACACCGAAACGCCGCAGTACTACGATGTTGACGACAGGCAGATGAGCTTCTGTCACCGGCATGCACAGGAGCACGTCTCCCCTGGCGACGAACTCCGCCAACGTGGCTACGACACGCACGATGGATAACCTGGCGGGAAAGGTACTCGATCTGCTGTGGTACGCCCTCGGTGTAACGCTCACAGCGACGCTTATCGGCGGCGTGCTCTCGCCGCTCCGTGGCGGTGGCTGGGTGACGGTGAAGTTCGTGCTGTTTTTTATCGGCTTCGCGCTGTTTGGCTACGCCTCGATCACACTGTGGCGTGCGCCCTCTCTCGATTCCGACGAGCCAGACGGGTCCGACGTGTCGTTCGGCGTGTCAGCGCGCGAGCGGACGCCGTTCGAGTCAGCGCTGGCCCGTGTCGCCCCGCCGCTCGATACGCTCGCCCCGCCCAAAGATCGACTCTCGCCGCCGGTGAAGCTCTTCGTTGCGAGTCTGTTCGTCCTCGGGCTCTCCCTGAGCATGGAGGTCGTCTTCGGCGTCCAGTGACACCACCATTTACCTCCCGCGGGCGTAACAACAGGATATGGTAAAGACAGGTGGCGAGGGGACGGACGACCTCGAACGGCTTGCCGCCGGTTCGGACGACCGCAAGGCATCGTGGAAACAGACGTTAGAAGAGACACAGGCACTGGCGGATCAGCGGCGTTCTAACGGCCGCGAGGCCGTCGTCGTCCCGGCCGGGGACGCGGGCCTGCAGACAGTCGACGACGGTGACGGACTCGAACTCGTGTTCGTCATTCCGGGCAACAAGGCCGAGGAAGTGACGCGCCTGGTCGAATCGAACCCCCTCGAAGCGTACGACGTGTACCGGCGGACGGTCGGAGAACAGGTGTTTCTGGCCGTCGAGTACTTCGATCCGGACGCCGCGTCGCTGTTCATCGCTGGCGCGTACGAACTCCGAGATGCCGGGAACGCGGTTCGCGCTGCGAACGACGGCGCGACGTTCCAGACGATGCTCAGAAAGCTGGACGGGACACCGGTCGCGACGTTCGACCACGCGGACCGGACGAAGTTCCTTCCGACCGATAGACTCCCGGTCGAAGAGTAGGGACCGATGTCAGAGGGGGTGACAGTCGAATCGGTGTGACACGGTCGCTGTCGGGTCTCCCCGACGTAACTGTGATGGGAGGCGGTGCCCACCTCGCAGTCCAAGACCGAAAGGACCATTCACTAGCCCCCGCAGAGTTCAATCTGCGCGAGGGTAGCCGAGCTTGGCCAAAGGCGGTGGGCTTAAGACCCGCTCCCGTAGGGGTCCGTGGGTTCGAATCCCATCCCTCGCATTCTGTTGCGAACAATCCGTGAGCAGCGAATGTCGTAGTGGGATTCGAACTCGATGCAAGCGCTCGCATTCGCGACGAGTGGACACGAGAGGCGATGCCAGCGTGGTGTGAATCGCCGCTCACCGGACGCCGGTGCCTGGGATGTTCGCCACAGTAGCCCACAAGAGACAGTCCTGACCGCTAATCTGTGTCACACTTTACAGCCGGACTTGGCTCAGATGTGGCCCAGATGCGTCGGTCACAGATTCGGGTGTGA includes:
- a CDS encoding ABC transporter ATP-binding protein, which gives rise to MSESVVDTVSHQTGETLVDVQDLKTYYEDGGLLGSDPVKAVDGVNFEIARGETFGLVGESGCGKTTLGRTLIQLETATSGAVSFDGTDITELSGGDLKQWRRNAQMVFQDPESSLNDRMTVGEIIREPLDVHEQGTARERREKVRTLLDQVGLMPEHYYRYPHQFSGGQRQRIGIARALALEPEFVVLDEPVSALDVSVQAQILNLLEELQEEFGLTYLFIAHDLSVVRHICDRVGVMYLGNLMEVGPTEQLFQSPENPYTRALLSAIPEPDPTVQVDRITLPGSPPSPRDPPEGCPFATRCPVRIRPEDIDASDAVWDRIREFRDVIRERSRAEQSIGERLKERLGFDTALADSEEIVEEEFDDVTLPPDVQEHVEQAATYLSDGDPDAARAYLREVFGGQCDTETPQYYDVDDRQMSFCHRHAQEHVSPGDELRQRGYDTHDG